The BD1-7 clade bacterium genome segment GTCTGCGGGCTTCGTATCGACCGCAGTGGTTTCGGTCGTCGCTGATGCCCTAGCACCGAATATAACGACTTCCGCACGGCTATCGCCGTATTGGCGATAGAGTTGGTGTTTTGTCGGGTCATAAATGATATTGGCCCGCAAGCCGGCAAATTGGCTCAGGGTGGCATCAATCGAATCAGCGTCTGATGTCTCTGCGCTGCCGGTAGAATGTACCCCAGCTATCTGACTTTTTACCATTGTGCGAGGTTTATCCGCCCCACTATTGCGGTCAGGCTCATCGCCATCAGACCCAGTGCCGCGCGACAGTAATTGCCCCTCAAGCGACGTCGCTGATGCCGTTTGAATCAATTCAGCTTGAGGCGCAACATCGGCATTAACGTGCAAAATGCTACCGTCGCTACCATTAATAAACGTTGGTGCGGCGTCACTCGATAGCACCTTGATTTGCCCAGCTAACTGCACCGGCGAAGCAAACCTGGCCGCCAATCGACCAAGATCGATGTCATCATATTGCGATAGCTGGTTAGCGAAACGGGTATCACCTTCGATAGACGTCAACAGCAACGCATCACCATGCGATACAAAGCCATAGCTAACGCCGCCATCACTGCTTTCTGCAGCTTGAATGCTGACCAAAACTCCCTGGTCGCCTTGGAGTGCAGCTTTAACGATGGGTTTCGCTGAACTCACCAGCTGTGGCAGCTCAAACTGTTTCAAAACCTTGTGAGTCGCATTGTCGGTAATCAGCACGGCTTGCGAGCTTTCGTCGTAAAATGCAGCAGTACCTGCTGATACCTCATGCATTTGCACATTATCAACAAGACTGTTTTGAATACCTCGGATGCTCAAACGAGAGGTATCGCCAGTTGCTGTTACCTGCACCTGCCGTGAAATCCAATTTTTGGCGGTTTCGTTTTCAGAGCCATCGATCGAATAATGCGCAACAACTTGACCGTTCCACAATAGCTCGAATTCACCGTGGCCATATATCGACGCCTGATCTAATGAAATACGATAGGTATGCCCCTTGTCGGTCGAAATATCCTGAAACACTGTCTGACCGGCTACGGTATCGAGTTTATTTTGCCCACGCGTACCCGGCCCAAACTGGTCACCCAGCACATGTGCTTCGGCCTCATCCGCACCGGCCAATTGCCAATGCGTTGCAATACCCGCGCTAAACTGCTCGAAATCACCGTTTAGAACTCTATCAGGCGCCTCTTTAGGTACATTGATATCTCGAATTTCGGCATCCAAAAAACCTGAGGCATACAACACCTTATCGCTGCCGCCTTGGTAGTACGCACGTGTATATACCGGGCCATCTGCGGTGTGCAAGTGACGAATAGCCGTAAGCGCATTCAAACGCCCTTCAGACTCCAACTTTCGCAGGTGCGTTAACAAGTTTTTTCGTGCCACGGCCGGTGTGTCTTTTTTGTGAGTGTCGCTGCTATCGTCACCAGTGATTTCAGCCTCACCGTTAACCAAACTCACCATCGCTTTCTGGTGGCTAAAATCGACCGTCGAAATATCCCCACCGGGTTCGTGAATCAGCACAGTCGATATATTCTTATCCGTCACGCCAACAACGGCACTGCCGATTTGAATCTGTGCCCCCTTCACCTTGATGGTGTGGTCATCCAGATTGGTGCCATCGAGAACCCATGTGCTGGGATTTGATCCCGATGAATGCGTATAAATTTCAGCGTGATCGGTTAATGCAATTGAATAATCACCTCCGTCACCATAAAAGTCGTGGTAGATTTTACCGACAAATTCCTTTGGAATCTCAGGCACTACCAAGGTGCGGTCTGCGTCATCGAGATCAATTTCAACACCGGTACGTCGATAATCAAAGTTGATCGTATCGATGGTGTAATCACTCGGGAAAATATAAAAATCGTAATCAAAATTGTCGCCATTCATTCGGCGTAAGATATCGGCGCCATCGAAGTGCATACTGGTTGCAAAAGGTAACGTGTTGTAGGTGAAATCAATCGTGTCGGTGTCGGGTGAAATCGGCAATACCAACACAGAGGCATTACGTTTGGTTGAATCAAGCTCAGCGGTGCTGTCATAGCCGATTCGACTACGTACACTAATCGCTTTAGAGGCATCGTGAATGACTTGCGGCATATCACCCGCCCAAAAAAAGTACTGCTTTTTACCACTACCCGAGCTGCCATGATGTGTGCTGTAAATTTTGTGCTCGCCGAACGACACTACCCCACTGCGTAAATCAACTTTGCGAACAATCCCTGCCCCCACCGCGACCAATGCGTTCTTTTTCTTGTCGTACGTGAAACCGCCATTTTTATAGGTTTTGTCAATCTCGTTGAAATAACGACCAACCGCTTCGGCATCTGCATCAATTTGTGAATATGTATCAACAAGCGCCAATATGCCAATGCCTATACCCGCGGCAATCACACCTATACCTCCCGTACCCGCGCCCAGTGCCGCGGCAGTTGAAGCAATTGAGCTGGCGGTTGCCGCTGTCGCCGCGGTCACCGTCTCGGAGGTAGCAATTGCGGCAGCAACCGAACCGGTGATCCCCAAACCGAGTGTACCAGCCCCCAACAGAGCGCCACCTGAATCAAACGCCAACTGTAATCCGGTCGACAGTTTTTCTTGCGAGGTCGTCGCGTGAACCAGTTCATAGATATCAAACCCAACGCTGGCAGAGCTCAACAGAACATCGACCCCACCGGTTGCAATCATGCTTGAGAAAGCCAAGGTTTTAACGGCAGCTTTGGCAGTATCTTCGGTGGATGTCACCATCAGCCTGGCAAGTTTAATAATATGGAAGGCATCTATCGCCACTCCATAGCCAGCCCGCGCCATAGTCACATATTGATGCGCGGTTAGCACACTGGTCATGTTTTTATCGAAGGCATCGTCTTTCTTTTTCGAGGTTTCGAAATACCCTAGCAGCCCCATCATCGCAAAGGCGGTGTTCAAGCTGCTGATTCCATCCGCTTCAATCTGCCGTTCACCGGGGGTTTCGACATGACCATTGGGCATNACACCCGGGGGCAGTGAATGGGGTAGTTCTTCTTCGATAAAGGTTTTTACTTCATCAAATATATGTTCTGTGGTTGAAACACTGTGCACATCCCCTGAGGAATTCACCAAATCAATCTGATAGTGAGGAACATCAGATACACCACCACCATCAGCAGAAGCAACGCCTTCTACGGTTTTTAACGTACCCAGGACAGGCACATAATCACTGGCCAGTTGGTTTTCCATTTGCAACCGTTGAGTGTCTTGCCGCAGGCGAACCGATAAATTACGCCCTTGGGCCTGCAACGCATTAGCTGTCGCATGCGCTTCAACTGGCGCAAATAGTTGTTTGATGTGTGCATTCAATGCTGGTGATAATACGGGCGCGCTTTCAACGTCGGGCAACGCTGGCAAATCTCTAATTGCCTGCTGCCCGTTGGATAGCCCAACGGCGTTATCTGCAACCAACTTTTTGCCCTGTTCAACCATCGATGTCCACGATGGATTGTCTTGCTGAAACCCTTTTACGAGATCTTCCTGCTTCAATAAACCATCACGCAGTAATCGTGATTGTTGATCAAATACCGCCCGCGTTTTTTCATACTGCTCAATCGTTGCAAACAACGCTGAAGGGGCGTCCTCTGGATTATCACTAACCACTGTTTTCAAACGACTGATGGTTTGCTCAACCTGCTCGGGTTCAGTGCCCAAGCCCGGCAACGGCTGGCCTGACAGCCGAAAAATCTGCTCACTGCTTTGCTGGCTGATATCCGCTAACGATCGCAATTGTTTACGTAGTGCGTTATTGCTACTCGAGACCTGTGAAAGCAACTTATCGCGAGCTGCAGTATTGAAACCATCGCCAAGACCAAAAACATATTGGCTGTGCTGGGAATCGTCGCCGATCGTAAAAACCGCGTTATCGGTCGATTGATTGCGGCAGAAATGAAGCTCAATGTGGCTATATCCGAAACCCATTAACGTCGGTAGCAGTTCACTTAACGAGAGACATTCGACATCTGGCGAAAGAACCAATACATCCCGATGCCGCGTCATCGTCGCCAATTGCCGCAGCAGATCTGGTTCTATCGGCGTAAGATAGCATTCTTGAAAACGGTTGAGATTACACGGTATTGAAAACTCATTACCGCGTGCAACTGCAGACTCTAAGCTACTGCTGAGTTGGTAACCCGACGGGCAACTGAATGAGAGTTTCGTATTGATACCGGTATCAATACCAACCATTGATGCTTGATGATCAGCTTGCGAACCATGACAAACTAAAACAGCGAGCCGCTTTGAGCCCGAGTCGATAACGTTGGATGTATACCGTTTAATTAAAGACATAGCGTCCCTTAGTCAATAACCTCCCCCGACAACGCACCACTCGCATCAATAAATTTAAGGGTTATGCGAGTGCGGACCGTCATCAGAAAGCCCGATAACGCCATCATCGCCAAATCGTTTATTCTCTTTATCCAGCTCAACATCGGTTTTGGCATCAAAGGCGGCCATCTCTTGAACCAGTTTATCGACAGAGCCCGGGTCAACCGATGTACTATCGCTTTTGTTCTCCGTTGTTCGTTTGTCTCCCGCAAAATCGGCAGCATCTGCAAATATCTGGTTAAGACCCAGTGATGGCGTCACACTGCTGCTTTTGCTTGTTTGTTTATCCGCATTGATGCTCAAATCATCAAGCCGCGACGCCAGCGCATGGATATTGATAGGCGCATGACCGCGCGTGTATAGCTGTGCACTAGAGCTCTGATAATCATCCACATCGCGAATTTTAAGCGTCTGCCCCTCGATGGTATCTGTTAAGACGAGATCACCGCCAACCTTGGCAATACGAACTTGTTCAGGGTCAAGTAAAGTATCCAAATGGATACCGCCAGGCGCAGAATCACCGTTACCGAATGCCAGATCATTGATCGTGAAGTGCTGATAATGCTCATACGCGTCTTGTGAGATATGTACCGAATTACCGACACCGAGATCATCAATTTCAACATTCTTGATGTTATTCAGTGTGGGAAGATTCCAATCCGACGTGTTCACCGTCGGTTGCAGGATTAACGTCTTGTTGCCATCATCACCGTCAACAGACACGTAGTGGAAGCTACCCTCTACCGACGATGTGGTTTTCCCGTCAACGATTTGTAAACGATTCAGGGTTTGTAACCCATTTTTAGCCGGCACGACGACATACAACCCCTCATTGCTTCCTTTTACCCCCACACCCAGTGCGGTAGGCTCTTGCCCTTCGCTCAATTTCAATACGGCGGCGTCGTAATGCGTGGCTCCATTGTTAACCAACCAGCCAATGGGCTTGGGCTTATCGCCCGTGTGATCAAATTCAGTCACGATACCAGCGAACGCCAGACTAGAATCTTTATTGGATAGCGCCGAGCCGTCAGTTTGATAGCCTGAAGACACTCCGACGACGGTCTGCGTATCATTGTCGAGCCGGATACTTTTGCCATCTTCTGTGATGACCAGTAAGTTGTCTCCATCAATATTGACCGCGTTGACATTACCGGCAAATAACGGGGACGCCTCCGGCACGATTCGCGCCGTACCGGTTTCATCAAGTTGCACACCATTAACTAACGCATCGTCAACAGCAACAGAGGTGGTTGTGCGCTGGGTATACAAGGTTTTTTCTTTAGCGTCATAGAGAAACGCGGTTTGCCCGTCGGTTGATACTTTAACCAAACTCAGCGATGGGTCTGCATCAGGAATATTTGCAAAAACAACATTGCCGGTTCCAGCCAAATACCAGGCCAACATCGCCTTGGGTGCGGTTTTATGGTCTTCTTTCAGCGTCAAACCACCCACTAAAATGGCTTGAAGCGCTTTCCCTGATGCTGGGTGCGATAGCAAGTGACTCAATTGAGAATGCCAATCGGGGTGTTTCTTGACCCAATCTGGGCTGATAGAAACCAAATTCGCGTTACCTTGTTTGTCGATTTCCCAATTGAAGCCCTGTTTAGTGCGCGCAATATAACGGCCATGCAGGTTTTGCACATCTGCTAGGCTTTGATCAATCGTTACGTCGGTAGCATTGGGTTTTGCCGTCACGTCCGCCCGTTTCTGCTCAGCATCCGCCAAACTGCCCAAGAGTTTTCCGTGAGCATCCGCANCGCCAGACTCGAATTGCTTATAGTCTGCTAACGAGCCTTGATACAGGCGTACATTGTCGACCAAGCCACTCGTTAGCCCTTTCAAATCAAGCCGTGTCGAGTCTCCGGTGGCCTTAAACTCAACCACTCGGTGCTGCCATTTTGCTGATGCAGGGTCATAATCGTCACTTGCGCTAAACGTCGCGAGTTTGGCGTTACCGGCCCATATCTCCATGGTACCTTCGCCAAACAACCCCTTTTGATCAAGCGCTAATACATAGGTTTGCCCCGGTTGTGTTTTGATATCTTGATAAATGTGCTTGCCACCATCAAGATCTAACTTGTTATCACCCGCGGTACCATGGCCATAGCTGGATGGATCATCAAAGACATAGCTCTGATTACCAAAGAGCGTGCTGTTTGCATGCCACCCATCAAGCGTACCTGTTGTTCCTGAGGATTTTTTGAAAGCTTCAAAATCACCGTTGGTGATCAAGTTTCGCTCAAAATCGATAACGCCAGCAGATTGTGCAGGAAGACCTTCGGATAGCGATGCATCTTTATTGCCAAACGAGAACTTCACACGCTCAGCTTTACCGTCGCCAAGTTGTCGATACAGGATTTTGTTAGCACTATCAAAGAAGATATTGGCAGAGATACCCAGCAAACTGGCCAGGCCGCTATCAGCAAGTTTGTCGTCATCCGATGGGTTAAAGGCATCCGCACTCAGGGCTTTATCATCCACATTGATCTTCAGGTTGGCATTGCCCTTGGTATCCACAAACACTGCATCAACCGCGTAAAATCCGTCTTTATCCGCATGAAACCGCGCAAGTTGCGGTTCAGCCGTAGCACTCGCATCGATACCTGATACGCGCTGTTGCCCGATGTCTAATTGCAACGCCCCACTGTGTTCAAATGACACTTTGTGGTCGCCCTTGGCTAAATAAATCTGACCATGAATTCGATGTACAGCGTGCTCATGATCATGGCCTCCCTGATCAGAAGCAGTGGCATTATCACCGAAAAACTCACTCAGCTTACCGCTACCTTTGGCGCTGAAGTCGACTTGGCCGACACGATAGTCAATCGCAGCATCCGTCGAGTTTAAAGCTTGCAGGGCTTGTTCAGGGTTATCTGTCCCCTGATTACCCAGGAACAACACACTCCCCTCAAGGAACGACCGCCCGTTTTCGATATCGGAAGACAAAGCCGTTTGTTGATTGGCCTGCAGGCCGTTGACCGAACGATAATCAGAAAGTTTACCTGCATACACGCCAAGGTTTGATATTTCACTGCTGCTTATACCTTTCAATACCAGCGATGTAGACGCAGCATCTGCAGTGACGGCATAGGTTCTGACCAATCCGTGCTGGCCAGAAGATACATAGCCGGTATCAACCTTCTTGCCATTCCACCAGAGCTCGGCTTGACCGGATTCGCCGACTGAGGATTGATTAAACCGAATGATATAGGTTTTGCCGGCCTGCGTGCTGATCTGATTGGTGATGTCATGATGCGTGGACAACGTTGCTGGCTCGTTTTCCAATTGATCGATCAGATTGGAACCGTACTTGACCGCGGGGTCAGCAAAGTTGGTTGCCGATACTATCTTGCCATCAATATCAATTTTCAGATTTGCTGGGCCGCCTCCTTGGAAGTACAGGGCCTTCAGACTAACAACTCCATCATCTGACGCATGATAAGTGACTGTTTGAGTTTTATGGCCATCCCACTTATCGGCATCAACCAGCGTTTGCCCAGCAACACTCAAACGCAAGCCATCGTCATGCGTAATCGTAAAAGTATGATCGCCTTTACGGAGATATATCCGACCATCAATTTGGTGGATCACATTCGTGTCGGTATGGCTGCCGGCTGAAGCGCCTTGAGCAAGATGCGCATGTTGCTGGAAGAACCCTGACAGTTTCTTGCCGCCTGAATCGCTGAAATCCAACGAGTCGATAAGATAGTTTGTGCCTGTTTTTTGATGCTCGCCAATGTACTTATCAGCATCAGCCAAGTTGNCTGGCGTATGATCGGCGAAGTAAACACGCCCGGTTATCGACGTGTCATGTAAAGCAATCACCTTACCGGTTTTATCCGAGGTCAAGCTCGACTGCAGCACCAGCACACCTGCTGTCGGGTTATCGGTGTTGATATTCAGCACATCACCAGTATTGCCGTTAATAATAACCGGGGTTTGGCTACCTACCGTAACACGCAGTTGCCCAGCAACAGTAACCGGCGAACTGAATGTATCCGCTAACGATTGCAGATTAAATGACGCTGAATTTTTTAGTGTATCGTAGAGCTGAGAATCACCAGTGATTGAATCTAACACCAGACGGCCACCCACCGAGTGGAAGCCATAAGTCACAGGCTCGGCTACACTATCATTCGCCTTCACGAAGACTTGCAGTACGCCGTTTTTATCGGTCGCGCCCAACACCGACGAATCACCATCGAAACCGGGTAATAATACCGATTGCAGCGTGTTATGCGTGGCGTTGTCGATCTGCAACAATTGCTGGGTTGTATCATCGAAAAATACCGAGGTACCAACGCTGGCCTCATGCACCTGAACGTTATCAACCAGGCTATTCTTAACACCACGTATGCTGAGCTTAGAGCTATCGCCTGTCGCCAACACAGTAACCTTGCGCTGTTGCCAGTTTTTCCCAGTTTCGACTTCAGAGCCATCAATCTTAAAATCGGCGACGGGTTTACCATTCCACAACACCTGAAACTCACCGGCGCCATAAATTGACGCTTGATCGAGCGTAATCGTATAGCGATGGCCAGTATCGGTTTTGAGTGTCTGTGAAACAACTTGCCCGGCCACGGTGTCAATTTTGTTATCGCCGTCCGTACCTGGCCCAAAAGAACGATCTAACACGTGTAATTTGTCGCCAGCGTCTAATGTCCAGCCTTTTGCAGTGCCCTCTTTAACTTGTTCAAAGTTACCATTACTAATCAGGTTTGAAACAGACTCGGGAATACCGAAATTGAGCAGGGTTGCATGGGGTACGTCATTCGAGTAGAGAATCTCAGCGTGATCTCGTTCATAGAAGACAGTGTTATGCACTTTGCCATCAGCCGCATGGTAGTGACTGATACGGGTATATTCACTGAGGCGACCCGCTTTATTGAGTGCATCTATATGCTGCATCAGGTCAGGACGTGCAATACCGGTGTTAGCTTTATCGTCGTCAACCGTTTCGCCATTGATATACACAAGCGTGGCTTTTTGTTGATCAAAGTCCGGGGTAGATACATCGCCATTCGATTCATTGATCAACACGGTTGAATGCGATCGATCGCCGACGCCAACTTTCGCGCTACCAAAGTGGATGCTGTTGTGATCAACATGAAGATTCTGTGAATCGAGGTTCGAGGCGTCTAGTATCCACGTACTGGCATCTGCACCCGCGGTATTATGGGTATACAACTCTGCATGGTCATTCAACGATAATACGTACTGGCCACCATCACCGTAGAGGTTATGGTAGATCTTACCGACAAATTCATCAGGAATATCCGGTATTGCGACAACGCGATTTTGTTTATCAAGATCAACTTCTACTCCGGTGCGTTTGTAATCGAACTTCACATCATCGATTACCCATTCAAATCCGTTGTAGTAACTAAAATCAAAGTTCGAACCGCTAAGCCGCCTAGCAACGTCAGCCCCCGTCCAGTGCTTAGTCGTCGCACCGGGTAAGTTATTAAAGCTGAAGTCAATCGTGGTTGTGTCGGGCACAATTGGCACAACAATCACATCAGCCCCGCGCTTGTCGCTATCAAGCACCGATGTTTCGCCGTAGCCTATGCCCGAACGAATACTAATCGCCTTGCTCTCGTCATGCACAACATCACGGGTTTGCAGTAAACCGTCTCTGCGAGTACTGAAAATACGATGTGATCCGAATGTTACTTTTCCGGTAGTGAAATCGACCTTACGTACGACACCGCTACCGGACGTAATCAGTGTGTTTTTATCCTTATCAAAGGTGAAACCACCATTTCGATAAGTATCGTCAAAGCCTTTAAACATTTTGGCAACATTTTCAGCCCCTGAGTTAATCTGTGAGTAGGTGCCAACGAGTGCCGTGATACCGATGCCTAAACCTGCGAATATCACACCAGCACCACCAATAATACCGCCAACCGCTGCTGCACCTGCAGCAATTGAACCGGCAGTCGCTGCGGCTGCTGCTGATACGGCTTCAGACGATGCAACCGCCCCTGCGATAGTTCCGGTAATGCCTACACCAATTGATGTGGCGCCAAGCACTGCCGAACTAGAATCGAAGAACAGCTGGGTGCCAATCG includes the following:
- the toxA_1 gene encoding Toxin A; translated protein: MSLIKRYTSNVIDSGSKRLAVLVCHGSQADHQASMVGIDTGINTKLSFSCPSGYQLSSSLESAVARGNEFSIPCNLNRFQECYLTPIEPDLLRQLATMTRHRDVLVLSPDVECLSLSELLPTLMGFGYSHIELHFCRNQSTDNAVFTIGDDSQHSQYVFGLGDGFNTAARDKLLSQVSSSNNALRKQLRSLADISQQSSEQIFRLSGQPLPGLGTEPEQVEQTISRLKTVVSDNPEDAPSALFATIEQYEKTRAVFDQQSRLLRDGLLKQEDLVKGFQQDNPSWTSMVEQGKKLVADNAVGLSNGQQAIRDLPALPDVESAPVLSPALNAHIKQLFAPVEAHATANALQAQGRNLSVRLRQDTQRLQMENQLASDYVPVLGTLKTVEGVASADGGGVSDVPHYQIDLVNSSGDVHSVSTTEHIFDEVKTFIEEELPHSLPPGVMPNGHVETPGERQIEADGISSLNTAFAMMGLLGYFETSKKKDDAFDKNMTSVLTAHQYVTMARAGYGVAIDAFHIIKLARLMVTSTEDTAKAAVKTLAFSSMIATGGVDVLLSSASVGFDIYELVHATTSQEKLSTGLQLAFDSGGALLGAGTLGLGITGSVAAAIATSETVTAATAATASSIASTAAALGAGTGGIGVIAAGIGIGILALVDTYSQIDADAEAVGRYFNEIDKTYKNGGFTYDKKKNALVAVGAGIVRKVDLRSGVVSFGEHKIYSTHHGSSGSGKKQYFFWAGDMPQVIHDASKAISVRSRIGYDSTAELDSTKRNASVLVLPISPDTDTIDFTYNTLPFATSMHFDGADILRRMNGDNFDYDFYIFPSDYTIDTINFDYRRTGVEIDLDDADRTLVVPEIPKEFVGKIYHDFYGDGGDYSIALTDHAEIYTHSSGSNPSTWVLDGTNLDDHTIKVKGAQIQIGSAVVGVTDKNISTVLIHEPGGDISTVDFSHQKAMVSLVNGEAEITGDDSSDTHKKDTPAVARKNLLTHLRKLESEGRLNALTAIRHLHTADGPVYTRAYYQGGSDKVLYASGFLDAEIRDINVPKEAPDRVLNGDFEQFSAGIATHWQLAGADEAEAHVLGDQFGPGTRGQNKLDTVAGQTVFQDISTDKGHTYRISLDQASIYGHGEFELLWNGQVVAHYSIDGSENETAKNWISRQVQVTATGDTSRLSIRGIQNSLVDNVQMHEVSAGTAAFYDESSQAVLITDNATHKVLKQFELPQLVSSAKPIVKAALQGDQGVLVSIQAAESSDGGVSYGFVSHGDALLLTSIEGDTRFANQLSQYDDIDLGRLAARFASPVQLAGQIKVLSSDAAPTFINGSDGSILHVNADVAPQAELIQTASATSLEGQLLSRGTGSDGDEPDRNSGADKPRTMVKSQIAGVHSTGSAETSDADSIDATLSQFAGLRANIIYDPTKHQLYRQYGDSRAEVVIFGARASATTETTAVDTKPADFTDNLVANGDFQAVTMVSDTIGAIASWHANSTIFGDKSFVFQDTATYGKGTNGDNKLDLDGGKRIYQDIKTIPGQKYVLAFNQKGLFGIGEMEVWFGGEKQADFTVTDGDPVKAPWTTRLVELTATDSTTRLDLKGISSSMIDNVRLYAGTRADFEAYDTLSEAKTEAXPEAQLEVKPDDQSLAEGNTTPPAQVQQIATLDGRFIATTAGGLDWELDSSGHAHLVSVSSSWMDDHKDWHTDMQALLGGRALSAATGAIMIAGITLKKRNQSEPQPMRVWYLPKTGNMVFARLPEPAPSLSLLLVSQDGTMAWMYDSVSHSLYSQLVTGADVVTHALERGRMINEARDAQLVPEAELKLDNIQTVSVEAGQILATTAKGLTLLLGRHDTTVVSIDSQWNGRLDSLVNQGYHLADVVTETETSTPNAQTQPIAWWSDAHTRYSVTELQLAKTDAVSVLGRGRQGIYLSVSSGKPAAGEQLVQLVNKDNKTFAERRGTFESIELDAPESLSAPITDNKTEKGAGMLSLTYGRDSKDTDIPLIQGLSRLRLEGARSNHNIHISESVFDTYQHITVDQSQIDNTGQSAPRNQDVFIDAVLDPDYVGVLRVGTDIVLNDVLDERTLTIRNAAASANIANQLHIKGFGAARFADIGRTSSVTRSQSSRLSDYFNVSRSSGEPDTQMQTSVDHLVQHIAAFDGKPDAELRDPDSSMTDGNSINLSDGDDHPDKM